One genomic segment of Micromonospora sp. WMMC415 includes these proteins:
- a CDS encoding helix-turn-helix transcriptional regulator, which translates to MAEELGSTVPRRQLGRLLRQFRNEAGVTLDAAAEALEYSRQKIWRIECGMGPVRVLDVKAMCDLYGVSPEMTEAMRGLAAETKSKGWWHAYGDAVPSWFELYVGLESAAAYLRRYDESLIPGILQTKEYAHALYRLGGRLSDEERERAVQVRLQRQALLVRRLPAAPRLEAVLSEAVLRRGVGGSAVMGAQLDQLVKLSDLPNVSVRVLPLAAGPQPGAVAGSFVILDFPPTKNGRAAPEPSVVYSESLTGALYLDKPDELAAYERVWRGLDVLTLGEAESKDMIKRIIGEMRHD; encoded by the coding sequence ATGGCCGAGGAACTCGGATCGACCGTGCCGCGCCGGCAGCTCGGCCGGCTGCTACGGCAGTTCCGCAACGAGGCGGGGGTGACCCTCGACGCCGCCGCCGAGGCCTTGGAGTACAGCCGGCAGAAGATCTGGCGCATCGAGTGCGGCATGGGTCCCGTCCGGGTGCTCGACGTCAAGGCGATGTGCGACCTGTACGGGGTGTCGCCGGAGATGACCGAGGCAATGCGCGGCCTGGCCGCGGAGACGAAGTCGAAGGGCTGGTGGCATGCGTACGGGGACGCGGTACCGAGCTGGTTCGAGCTGTACGTCGGCCTGGAATCCGCCGCCGCGTACCTCCGCCGCTACGACGAATCGCTGATCCCCGGAATCCTCCAGACGAAGGAGTACGCCCACGCCCTCTACCGCCTCGGCGGGCGCTTGAGCGACGAAGAACGCGAGCGGGCGGTGCAGGTCCGACTTCAGCGGCAGGCCCTGCTGGTCCGACGGTTGCCGGCAGCTCCGCGGCTTGAGGCCGTCCTGTCAGAGGCGGTGCTCCGGCGAGGCGTTGGTGGCTCGGCGGTCATGGGTGCTCAGCTCGACCAACTCGTCAAGCTGTCCGACCTACCGAACGTGTCGGTCCGAGTGCTGCCGCTGGCGGCCGGTCCGCAGCCGGGTGCCGTCGCCGGGTCCTTCGTCATCCTCGACTTTCCGCCGACCAAGAATGGCCGCGCCGCCCCGGAACCGTCGGTCGTCTACAGCGAGTCCCTGACCGGTGCGCTCTACCTGGACAAGCCCGATGAGCTGGCCGCCTACGAACGCGTCTGGAGGGGGCTGGATGTGCTCACGCTCGGCGAGGCAGAATCGAAGGACATGATCAAGAGAATCATCGGGGAGATGCGGCATGACTGA
- a CDS encoding DUF397 domain-containing protein → MTDLTGTIWRKSTRSGDNGGDCVEVATNLPGIVAVRDSKDPNGPALTFAPAAWSAFTAATKSGLRAHHAQS, encoded by the coding sequence ATGACTGACCTGACCGGCACCATCTGGCGCAAGAGCACCCGCAGCGGCGACAACGGCGGCGACTGCGTCGAGGTCGCGACCAACCTCCCCGGCATCGTCGCCGTCCGCGACTCCAAGGACCCGAACGGCCCGGCGCTGACCTTTGCACCGGCCGCGTGGTCCGCCTTCACTGCCGCCACCAAGAGCGGACTACGCGCCCACCACGCCCAGTCGTGA
- a CDS encoding LysE family translocator, which yields MTATTIVAFAGVMALGALSPGPDFAIVVRQAAVSGRTRGMATAAGIAAGVFVWSVAAATGVAALLAASATAFTVVKLVGAGYLAYLGIRALLAAARDSGGLVADQGRQEQTSVLAAFRQGLLCNVLNPKAAVFFVALMPQFLGTDASVVDAVVLAVVAVTVALLWFLGVANVVAALRRLLNRPTVRRAIDAATGVALIGLGVRLAATRL from the coding sequence GTGACTGCCACGACGATCGTCGCGTTCGCCGGGGTGATGGCGCTGGGCGCGCTGTCCCCCGGCCCCGACTTCGCCATCGTCGTACGCCAGGCCGCGGTTTCGGGCCGTACGCGCGGGATGGCGACGGCGGCCGGAATCGCGGCCGGCGTCTTCGTCTGGTCCGTCGCCGCCGCGACCGGTGTCGCGGCGCTGCTGGCGGCGTCGGCGACGGCCTTCACCGTGGTCAAGCTCGTCGGGGCCGGCTACCTCGCCTACCTGGGCATCCGGGCGCTGCTCGCGGCGGCCCGCGACAGCGGCGGACTCGTCGCCGACCAGGGCCGGCAGGAGCAGACGAGCGTGCTCGCGGCGTTCCGCCAGGGGCTGCTGTGCAACGTGCTCAACCCGAAGGCGGCGGTGTTCTTCGTCGCGCTGATGCCACAGTTCCTCGGAACCGACGCGTCGGTCGTCGACGCCGTGGTGCTCGCGGTGGTGGCCGTCACCGTCGCCCTGCTGTGGTTTCTGGGCGTGGCCAACGTGGTGGCCGCGCTGCGGCGGCTCCTCAACCGTCCCACGGTGCGGCGGGCGATCGACGCCGCGACGGGCGTCGCCCTCATCGGCCTCGGCGTCCGGCTGGCCGCGACCCGGCTCTGA
- a CDS encoding PIN-like domain-containing protein encodes MTTADSLVNGGTASSGSRGIIDGFEGYVTPTAEEYSRVLATGMVVLDANVLLNLYRYTAGARDDLLAVMEKLSDRLWVPHRVLVEFWRNRDRVLRDPRDTGKTVRELEELRGRAARAFQTWVNRVSLPPDRASEVLGQLSAGFDAVMRYVDDFKDATAMDAARDTNTDVVLRSLRSILQGRVGHPLDEQALAAALVEAQRRLDEKIPPGYMDRKKEGAEGAGDYLVWEQVLREAETRRCDVLFVTGDVKEDWWREEGGERRGPRIELVEELRQRAGTRLFMVRPPQLLNYARGALAVTVRDRSVEDADKVDAFLSEAEPELANGGWDPDAVTYLLDRLAREAPRQAIVLLKAAQQGGYVSRSQVYELTHFPQERSLRGFTRPFNRIVQLMREEGVLPEEAVDVFWAVYNDESPSFGVAAGFQIHDDVLPLFLSRMRDRSPGGEDAD; translated from the coding sequence GTGACGACGGCAGACAGTCTCGTGAACGGCGGCACTGCCTCCTCGGGCAGCCGCGGCATCATCGACGGCTTCGAGGGTTACGTCACGCCGACGGCTGAGGAGTACAGCCGCGTCCTCGCCACCGGAATGGTGGTGCTCGACGCCAACGTGCTGCTGAACCTCTACCGCTACACCGCTGGTGCCCGCGACGACCTGCTCGCGGTGATGGAGAAGCTGTCTGACCGCCTCTGGGTGCCCCACCGTGTGCTGGTCGAGTTCTGGCGGAATCGCGACCGGGTACTGCGTGATCCTCGGGACACCGGCAAGACCGTTCGTGAGCTGGAAGAGCTGCGGGGCCGTGCGGCTCGCGCGTTCCAGACGTGGGTCAACCGAGTGTCGCTGCCCCCCGACCGTGCATCGGAGGTGCTCGGCCAGCTCAGCGCTGGTTTCGACGCAGTCATGCGATACGTAGACGACTTCAAGGACGCCACGGCGATGGACGCCGCCCGCGACACGAACACAGACGTCGTGCTTCGCTCACTCCGTTCGATCCTGCAGGGCAGGGTCGGGCATCCGTTGGACGAACAAGCATTGGCGGCCGCGCTCGTCGAGGCGCAACGGCGTCTCGACGAGAAGATTCCGCCGGGCTACATGGATCGCAAGAAGGAAGGCGCCGAGGGAGCAGGTGACTACCTCGTCTGGGAGCAGGTGCTCCGCGAGGCCGAGACGCGACGCTGCGACGTCCTGTTCGTAACCGGCGATGTCAAGGAGGACTGGTGGCGGGAGGAGGGGGGTGAGCGGCGCGGCCCTCGCATCGAACTCGTCGAGGAACTACGGCAGCGGGCCGGCACGCGACTGTTCATGGTTCGCCCACCACAACTGCTGAACTACGCCCGCGGTGCGCTCGCCGTCACGGTCCGGGACCGGTCCGTCGAGGATGCGGACAAGGTCGACGCCTTCCTCTCCGAGGCGGAGCCGGAACTCGCCAACGGCGGCTGGGATCCGGACGCCGTCACCTATCTGCTCGATCGCCTCGCCCGGGAGGCACCCCGGCAGGCCATCGTGCTCCTCAAAGCCGCGCAGCAGGGCGGGTACGTCAGCAGGAGTCAGGTCTACGAACTGACCCACTTCCCCCAGGAGCGCAGCCTGCGTGGGTTCACCCGACCCTTCAACCGCATCGTGCAGTTGATGCGCGAGGAAGGCGTCCTCCCAGAGGAGGCCGTCGACGTCTTCTGGGCGGTCTACAACGACGAGTCACCCAGCTTCGGAGTCGCTGCCGGCTTCCAGATCCACGACGACGTTCTGCCGCTCTTCCTTTCCCGAATGCGCGATCGCAGCCCAGGCGGGGAGGATGCCGACTGA